GCCGAGGACGAGGTCAGCGAGAACGCGGTCGAGGGCGATCGCGTCGGCGTGATCGCCAGCGCCGCGAGCACCGATGGCTCCATGGTGACCTATTCCCTCGCCGACGACGCGGACGGGCGCTTCGCCATCGATCCGGCCACGGGCGAAGTGTTCGTACGCGCGCCGGAGTTGCTCGACTTCGAGTCCCAGGACAGCCATGAGATCGTCGTCAACGTCATGTCGGCGAACGGTTCCCTTAGTGTTCAGAACTTCGCTATCCGGGTCACGGATCACGACGAGTTCGACATATCCCCCGTGGTCGACGGGGACGCCGGCGACGAGCGCGTGTCGGAGAACGCCAGCGTCGGCGATCGCGTTGGCGTCGCCGTCAGCGCCGAAGACGCGGACGGCAGCGACAACGCGGTCAGCTTCAGCTTGAGCGCGAATCCCAACGACGCCTTCGCCGTCGATGCGGCCACCGGCGTAGTCACCGTCGCGGATCCGAACGGCCTCGACTTCGAAACCGCCCAGTCCATGCAGATCGAGGTGACCGCCACCTCCGCCGACGGCTCCTCGAGCAGCCAGCGCTTCGACATCGCCATCGACAACCACAACGAATTCTCGATCTCGCCGACCAGCGACGCCGACTTGGGCGCCGACGAGGTCAGCGAGGGAGCCCGGGTGGGCGATCTCGTGGGCGTCACCGCCCTGGCCGACGACGCGGACGGCGTCGACGGCGTGACCTACAGCCTCAGCGACAACCCGGACGGTGCCTTCGCCATCGACCCACAGAGCGGCGTGGTCAGCGTGGCAGATCCGGCGGGCCTCGACTTCGAGTCGGCGCGCGCGATGCGGATCGAAGTGACCGCCACCTCCGACGATGGTTCCGTCTCCACCCAGGCCTTCACCATCGCCGTCAACGACGAGGACGAGTTCGACGTCTCCGTGGCGAGCGACACCGACGACGCCGCCAACTCGGTGGCCGAGAACGCTGCTGCGGGTGACACGGTGGGCGTCACGGCCTTCGCCGAAGACGTGGACGGCTCGGCCAGCGCGGTCCAGTACTCACTCACCACGAACCCCAACGATGCTTCGCGATCGACGCCGACACCGGCGTGGTGACGGTGGCAGATCCGCAAGGCCTCGACTTCGAATCCGCCCAGACGATGCAGATCGAGGTCACGGCGACCTCAGAGGACGGTTCGACCTCGACCCAGACCTTCGACATCGCCATCACCGATGACGACGAATTCGACGTCTCGCCGGTCAACGATGACGATGGCGCGGCGAATACGATCAACGAAGGCGCTGCCGTGGGCGACAGCGTGGGCGTCACCGCGTTCGCCAGCGACGCAGACGGCACCAACAGCGGTGTCGAGTATTCCCTGAGCACTAATCCCAACGACGCCTTCGCCATCGACGCCGACACCGGCGTGGTCACGGTGGCGGACCCGGACGGCCTCGACTTCGAGTCCGCACAGTCGATGCAGATCGAGGTGACGGCCACCTCCGAGGACGGCTCCACCTCGACCCAAACCTTCGACATCGCGATTACCGAC
The DNA window shown above is from Pseudomonadota bacterium and carries:
- a CDS encoding cadherin domain-containing protein, with amino-acid sequence MSDQHDAQDQPKQGPKTIDSALDRDVGQQSDDRRREDVEEFEVDADNAEQAGQAPRAGGYASPDFATDTRAETTGDLRSDTDPLDQAQVGARTVDVESTEAATQTGDARRGDLDSVDSPQGEASTSDANAVASAPGNASDNPPPTTARAEADGPQTPPPVVALDGAEEPSPAFVPVEPTPVGESAPQGEAQDVAAEESEPSETEASPAPAPGAGGGMVMSDGDVAEDEVSENAVEGDRVGVIASAASTDGSMVTYSLADDADGRFAIDPATGEVFVRAPELLDFESQDSHEIVVNVMSANGSLSVQNFAIRVTDHDEFDISPVVDGDAGDERVSENASVGDRVGVAVSAEDADGSDNAVSFSLSANPNDAFAVDAATGVVTVADPNGLDFETAQSMQIEVTATSADGSSSSQRFDIAIDNHNEFSISPTSDADLGADEVSEGARVGDLVGVTALADDADGVDGVTYSLSDNPDGAFAIDPQSGVVSVADPAGLDFESARAMRIEVTATSDDGSVSTQAFTIAVNDEDEFDVSVASDTDDAANSVAENAAAGDTVGVTAFAEDVDGSASAVQYSLTTNPNDASRSTPTPAW